A stretch of Imperialibacter roseus DNA encodes these proteins:
- a CDS encoding GH92 family glycosyl hydrolase, with the protein MHHKLSFIAFLLFAQVASLAAQTNNASLVNPFIGTGGHGHTYPGASMPFGMVQLSPDTRLEGWDGCGGYHYSDSLMYGFSHTHLSGTGIPDYCDILVMPFTGDVHWNNSEYRSPFSHSEEKAEPGYYEVLLKKHNILARLTTTTRSGMHEYTFEKAGEGKILLDLKHRDVVLESSMEIVNDYEVRGMRRSKSWAENQVVYFHIKFDKPIKNYGIALNDTLTSGLKTADGLNVKSYFSFDLKSDKKLAMKIGISGVSMENALLNLDAEIPGFDFEGVKKAAHTAWNRELSKIDIKGGTHDQQVAFYTALYHASLSPNTYTDVNGDYRGTDLKVHTIEKGTYYSVFSLWDTHRALHPLHTIINRTRTTDWINTFLTQYQQGGMLPVWELSGNETFCMIGYHSVPVIADAYQKGIRGFDAGLALAAMTDYAESDRFGHRQYIRQGYVSNDVDHESASKTVEYAYDDWCIAQMANWLGKKDISETYLLRAQNYKNLFDYNNRFIRGKVQGFWYAPFQASEVNNFYTEGNAWHYSFTAQQDLSGLIKLYGGKEKTAEKLEELFTTSEGLSGRDQSDVTGLIGQYAHGNEPSHHMAYLFDYVGKPWRTQELVHQISTEFYPNQPDGLIGNEDCGQMSAWFVFSAMGFYPVTPGSGVYAIGTPLFNEVKIHLENGKTFTVSAPLVSDKNIYINKITLNGKARSQTYFNHEDLANGGNLTFEMTDKPNKQLGTLEGQMPYTAIAEGDFVAVPYFNMDNFKFQDSLQVDIMSMTEGAEIFYSLNGSRLKKYTTPFWVKETAKVEAYVKRGAVNSPTVAQQFYLLPNDKTIEVLSEVYPMYTAGGNGALIDGIIGTENWKAGQWQSYYDQDFEAVVDLKTERPIKRVAVHVLQDVSPWIVYPESVTFETSNDGKIFTPLTAVKNTVPKEMSAAEVQFLGAAVNVKARYVKVKAKTGGRLPPSHESAGNPSHLFIDEVVVEY; encoded by the coding sequence ATGCACCACAAATTATCTTTTATAGCCTTTCTTCTTTTTGCACAGGTGGCCAGCTTAGCGGCCCAAACCAACAATGCCTCCCTGGTCAATCCCTTCATAGGCACGGGCGGCCACGGACATACTTATCCCGGCGCCAGCATGCCCTTTGGTATGGTGCAGCTCAGCCCCGATACCAGACTTGAAGGATGGGATGGATGTGGCGGCTATCACTATTCCGACTCGCTGATGTACGGCTTTTCGCACACTCACCTGAGTGGCACTGGCATTCCCGACTATTGCGACATACTCGTTATGCCTTTTACAGGCGACGTTCATTGGAACAACAGCGAGTATCGCTCACCATTTTCCCACAGCGAGGAAAAAGCCGAACCGGGGTATTATGAGGTTTTGCTGAAAAAACACAACATTTTGGCACGTCTGACCACAACCACACGGTCGGGAATGCATGAGTACACGTTTGAGAAAGCCGGCGAGGGCAAAATTTTATTGGATCTCAAGCACCGGGATGTGGTGCTGGAATCGTCAATGGAGATCGTCAACGACTATGAAGTCAGAGGCATGCGCCGCAGCAAAAGCTGGGCCGAGAATCAGGTGGTGTATTTTCATATCAAATTCGACAAGCCAATCAAAAACTACGGCATTGCCCTCAACGACACCTTGACAAGCGGGCTAAAAACTGCCGACGGATTGAACGTCAAATCTTATTTCAGTTTCGATTTGAAATCGGACAAAAAGCTGGCGATGAAGATTGGCATTTCGGGAGTGAGCATGGAAAATGCCTTACTCAACCTCGATGCAGAAATACCTGGGTTTGATTTTGAAGGAGTGAAAAAAGCGGCGCATACTGCCTGGAACAGGGAGCTGAGCAAAATTGACATAAAAGGTGGCACCCACGACCAGCAAGTTGCCTTTTATACCGCTTTGTACCATGCCAGCCTCAGCCCCAATACCTACACCGACGTGAACGGCGACTACCGTGGCACCGATTTGAAAGTACACACAATAGAAAAGGGTACCTATTACAGCGTTTTTTCCCTCTGGGACACTCACCGGGCCTTGCACCCGCTGCACACCATCATCAATCGTACCCGCACTACCGATTGGATCAATACGTTCCTCACGCAATACCAGCAGGGCGGCATGCTTCCTGTATGGGAGCTGAGTGGCAACGAAACGTTTTGCATGATCGGTTATCACTCGGTTCCAGTGATTGCCGATGCCTACCAGAAAGGTATTAGAGGATTTGACGCTGGCCTGGCTTTGGCCGCCATGACCGACTACGCCGAAAGCGACAGGTTTGGCCACAGGCAGTACATCCGGCAGGGCTATGTAAGCAACGATGTCGATCATGAAAGTGCTTCCAAAACAGTGGAATACGCCTACGACGATTGGTGCATTGCTCAGATGGCCAACTGGCTGGGTAAAAAGGACATCAGCGAGACCTACCTGCTGCGTGCCCAAAACTACAAGAACCTTTTTGACTACAACAACCGGTTCATCAGGGGCAAAGTGCAGGGCTTTTGGTACGCACCATTTCAAGCCAGTGAAGTCAATAACTTCTATACCGAGGGCAATGCCTGGCACTATTCGTTTACGGCCCAGCAAGACTTAAGCGGGTTAATAAAACTCTATGGGGGAAAAGAGAAGACGGCCGAGAAGCTGGAGGAATTGTTCACCACCAGCGAAGGGCTCAGTGGCCGTGACCAAAGCGACGTAACGGGACTTATTGGCCAGTATGCCCACGGTAATGAACCCAGCCATCACATGGCCTACCTGTTCGACTACGTGGGAAAACCCTGGCGTACGCAGGAGCTGGTGCATCAGATCAGCACGGAATTTTATCCCAACCAGCCCGACGGACTGATTGGCAACGAAGACTGTGGGCAGATGTCGGCCTGGTTTGTCTTCAGTGCCATGGGTTTTTACCCGGTCACACCCGGTAGTGGGGTTTATGCGATAGGAACACCTTTGTTCAACGAAGTGAAAATCCACCTGGAAAATGGTAAGACCTTTACCGTAAGTGCTCCTTTGGTGTCTGATAAAAACATCTATATCAATAAGATAACACTGAACGGTAAAGCAAGGAGCCAGACATACTTCAATCATGAAGACCTGGCCAACGGCGGTAACCTCACATTTGAAATGACCGACAAACCCAACAAGCAATTAGGCACATTGGAGGGGCAGATGCCATACACGGCCATTGCTGAAGGCGATTTTGTGGCGGTACCCTATTTCAATATGGACAACTTCAAATTCCAGGATTCGCTTCAGGTAGATATCATGTCGATGACTGAAGGAGCGGAAATTTTCTATTCGCTCAATGGCAGCCGACTTAAAAAATACACAACGCCCTTTTGGGTGAAAGAGACAGCAAAAGTGGAAGCTTATGTCAAGCGAGGGGCTGTGAACTCGCCTACCGTGGCGCAGCAGTTCTACCTGCTCCCCAACGACAAAACCATCGAGGTACTCAGTGAGGTATATCCCATGTACACTGCTGGAGGAAATGGAGCATTGATAGATGGCATCATTGGGACGGAAAATTGGAAAGCAGGGCAGTGGCAGAGCTACTACGACCAGGACTTTGAAGCAGTGGTCGACCTCAAAACTGAGCGCCCAATCAAACGGGTGGCGGTGCATGTGTTGCAGGACGTGAGCCCCTGGATTGTGTATCCCGAATCGGTAACCTTCGAAACGAGCAACGACGGGAAGATATTCACTCCGCTCACCGCTGTCAAAAACACCGTTCCGAAAGAGATGAGTGCTGCTGAAGTACAGTTTTTAGGGGCGGCGGTCAACGTAAAGGCCCGCTACGTAAAGGTAAAGGCCAAAACTGGAGGCAGGCTGCCACCTTCTCACGAAAGTGCCGGCAATCCCTCGCATTTGTTTATCGACGAGGTGGTGGTGGAGTATTGA
- a CDS encoding alkaline phosphatase PhoX — MKRRTFLYQTSVVSLGFLSLSRCVQKGRDTTESTVLPLKADPEKYLDLPEGFSYKVISKAGKTMNDGLRVPGRADGMGAFTRADGKVVIIRNHENSPAPLENSPFGVERELLGTIDSSKLYDAGKGELPGLGGTTTLIYDEEKEVVVEEFMSLAGTYRNCAGGVTPWNSWLTCEEDTTRADGENIEKDHGYVFDIPADAPGLVEPRPIKAMGRFNHEAVAVDPQTGIIYQTEDASDSLIYRFIPENPEDLHKGGKLQALAVGNRPKLDTRNWKERGVEQGVGYPVVWQDVDEVDSPLDDLRIRGFEAGAACFARGEGMWHADGQIYFACTNGGPKNFGQIFRYDIEKEELVLFAESEDKTVLHMCDNVTIAPWGEVLVCEDNGELNRMHLISKDGELRQFAVNRSSKSELTGAVFSPSGKTLFVNIQENGETVAITGPWEKLQAV, encoded by the coding sequence GTGAAACGCCGCACTTTCCTTTACCAAACCTCAGTAGTATCTCTTGGTTTTTTGTCCTTGTCCAGATGCGTGCAAAAGGGGCGGGACACCACCGAATCAACCGTTTTGCCATTAAAAGCCGACCCGGAGAAATACCTGGATTTGCCGGAAGGCTTCTCCTACAAAGTCATTTCCAAAGCGGGCAAAACAATGAACGACGGCCTTCGGGTTCCCGGCAGGGCCGATGGGATGGGCGCATTTACACGAGCTGATGGCAAAGTTGTCATTATCCGCAACCATGAAAACAGCCCTGCCCCGTTGGAAAACAGTCCTTTTGGAGTTGAAAGAGAGTTGTTGGGCACGATTGATAGCTCAAAACTTTATGATGCAGGAAAAGGCGAGCTTCCCGGGCTTGGTGGCACAACCACATTGATCTACGATGAAGAAAAGGAAGTGGTAGTTGAAGAATTCATGAGCCTTGCAGGCACCTACCGCAACTGTGCGGGGGGAGTCACCCCATGGAATAGCTGGCTTACCTGTGAGGAGGACACCACCAGGGCCGATGGCGAAAACATCGAAAAAGACCATGGCTATGTGTTTGATATACCTGCTGATGCTCCCGGGCTGGTTGAACCACGACCTATTAAAGCCATGGGCCGTTTCAACCACGAAGCCGTAGCGGTAGATCCGCAAACGGGTATCATTTATCAAACCGAAGATGCATCGGATAGCCTTATCTATCGTTTTATTCCCGAAAACCCCGAAGACCTGCATAAGGGAGGAAAGCTTCAGGCGTTGGCGGTAGGTAATCGACCCAAACTAGACACCAGAAACTGGAAGGAGCGAGGTGTAGAGCAGGGGGTAGGTTACCCTGTGGTATGGCAGGATGTGGACGAAGTAGATTCTCCGCTCGACGACCTCAGGATCAGAGGATTTGAAGCGGGAGCGGCCTGTTTTGCCCGGGGTGAGGGCATGTGGCATGCCGACGGGCAAATCTACTTTGCCTGCACCAATGGTGGCCCCAAAAATTTTGGGCAAATATTCCGATATGACATTGAAAAAGAGGAGCTCGTGTTGTTCGCTGAATCAGAAGACAAAACGGTGCTGCACATGTGCGACAATGTGACCATTGCTCCCTGGGGAGAAGTTTTAGTTTGCGAAGACAACGGTGAGCTCAACCGCATGCACCTCATCAGCAAAGATGGAGAGCTGCGCCAGTTTGCCGTGAACCGGAGCTCAAAATCTGAACTGACCGGTGCCGTTTTTTCACCTTCAGGCAAAACGCTCTTTGTCAATATCCAGGAAAATGGCGAAACAGTCGCTATCACTGGCCCCTGGGAAAAGCTTCAGGCAGTGTAG
- a CDS encoding RagB/SusD family nutrient uptake outer membrane protein — translation MNNIRFNKVLPVAIFLLTFFGCTSLEEDVLDESLTGTGQAEVVSGSIAPVYGLLRQVWLHTVNFGLQEVASDEAILPYRGGTDWYDGGKFIAVHQHLMTPSNSLVGDSWTYITLCLSRAVIAEERLRPEAEKGNQQAQAALYEMIAMNAYLNMLALDNWGLVFKKERSDQVSVILRRQEAIDYIEGKLLSVVDVMGNDNGPGRLNKDAVSGLLARLYLNAAVYRDPYGTPNFKKEDMDKVIQYTSNVISGSHSLSAEYFDLFSDDNHTNSELIFALDQRGVLETEHSRWAYWPISGDQVPRPEFPSTRGTDAVAATPDFFQNWVDAYGSVDPADADARFFMENTIIPEELKDLTGVTPENDSEHYYCIEAEKFEIDRGILRGIIWGPRKDAGGKILTCDDGTVRIYPVINKRTSGANIRYVDHNLNVDFTEQGSLHNTGYRFSKYQFSHTATNCCSYSSVDVVLIRLGEMYLMRAEAKLRNGDNAGVLADVNTLRTSRTARPSQTPEALTSIDLDVLFRETGFELYWEGLRRTYQIRFGKYEDSWTGKTDSDVHKRLFPIPQKAIDGASSEKGFLVQNEGY, via the coding sequence ATGAATAATATAAGATTTAACAAAGTGCTGCCGGTAGCTATATTTTTGCTTACTTTCTTCGGCTGTACCTCATTGGAAGAAGATGTTCTTGATGAGTCGCTGACTGGAACTGGTCAGGCAGAAGTTGTGAGTGGGTCAATAGCGCCAGTTTATGGCCTTCTCCGTCAGGTATGGTTGCATACTGTTAATTTTGGACTGCAGGAGGTGGCCTCTGACGAGGCCATCCTTCCATATCGTGGCGGTACCGACTGGTACGATGGCGGCAAATTCATAGCAGTGCACCAGCATCTCATGACGCCCAGCAATTCGCTGGTAGGCGACTCCTGGACCTATATCACGTTATGTCTCTCCCGGGCAGTTATAGCTGAGGAGAGATTGCGCCCGGAAGCTGAAAAGGGTAATCAACAAGCTCAGGCGGCACTTTATGAGATGATTGCAATGAATGCCTACCTCAACATGCTGGCGCTCGACAACTGGGGGCTTGTTTTCAAGAAAGAGCGGTCGGATCAGGTATCTGTCATTCTGAGGAGACAAGAAGCCATCGATTATATTGAAGGCAAACTTCTGTCAGTGGTGGACGTGATGGGCAACGATAATGGTCCTGGGAGACTTAATAAAGACGCTGTGAGTGGCTTGTTGGCTCGTTTATACCTCAATGCTGCTGTTTATCGTGATCCTTACGGTACACCTAACTTTAAGAAAGAGGACATGGACAAAGTGATTCAATACACCAGCAATGTTATTTCCGGATCTCATTCGTTGTCGGCGGAATATTTTGACTTGTTTAGCGACGACAACCACACTAACTCTGAACTTATTTTCGCCCTTGACCAAAGAGGGGTGCTGGAAACCGAGCACAGCCGTTGGGCCTACTGGCCAATATCCGGTGATCAGGTGCCAAGACCAGAATTCCCAAGCACAAGAGGTACAGATGCTGTAGCAGCCACCCCTGATTTCTTTCAGAATTGGGTTGATGCCTATGGGAGTGTAGATCCTGCGGATGCCGATGCCCGTTTTTTTATGGAGAACACGATCATCCCGGAAGAACTCAAAGACCTTACCGGCGTAACCCCCGAAAATGACTCAGAACACTACTATTGCATTGAGGCTGAGAAGTTTGAAATAGACAGAGGCATACTTCGCGGTATTATATGGGGGCCCAGAAAGGATGCAGGAGGCAAAATCTTAACTTGCGACGATGGAACTGTAAGGATATATCCTGTTATCAATAAAAGAACCAGTGGTGCCAACATTCGCTACGTGGACCATAACCTCAATGTTGATTTCACTGAACAGGGAAGTCTGCACAACACAGGTTACAGATTCTCAAAATATCAGTTTAGCCACACGGCTACCAACTGTTGTTCTTACAGCAGTGTGGACGTGGTTTTGATCCGGTTGGGAGAAATGTATTTGATGCGTGCCGAAGCGAAGCTAAGAAATGGCGACAATGCCGGAGTGCTCGCAGATGTGAATACCCTGAGAACTTCCAGAACGGCCCGCCCATCACAAACGCCGGAAGCCTTGACTTCTATTGACCTGGACGTGTTGTTCCGTGAAACTGGTTTCGAATTGTATTGGGAAGGCCTGAGAAGAACCTATCAGATACGCTTTGGAAAATACGAAGACAGCTGGACTGGTAAGACCGACAGTGATGTGCACAAAAGATTATTCCCTATTCCGCAGAAAGCCATCGACGGTGCTTCCAGTGAAAAAGGATTTTTAGTCCAAAACGAAGGCTATTGA
- a CDS encoding phosphatidylinositol-specific phospholipase C1-like protein, which translates to MNQTQVIGSHNSYKIGIEKPLMDLIVSQNPEAKGLAYEHISITNQLDLGLRSLEIDVVYDPEGGRFSHPKGLEMLTSMGLEPAPYKTEAMNKPGFKVLHVPDIDFRSHCATFMGCLSDIREWSRAHSDHLPIIITINPKTTGLERPGFAEVLPFDRKVLDALDGEILEVFNDSELVTPKQVKGKQATLRKAIIDKGWPDLAKVRGKILFVFDAGKELTDLYLEGDQAYTRPMFSNTDLANPHAAFFIMNDPIGQEKEITERVKQGFMVRTRSDADTREARTGDKTRFEAATRSGAQVITTDYYLKSLSPGKDFEIIFVDGRYQRCNPVLTNSSTCDLP; encoded by the coding sequence ATGAACCAGACGCAAGTTATTGGCAGCCACAATAGTTACAAAATCGGTATCGAGAAGCCATTGATGGATCTGATCGTATCCCAAAATCCGGAAGCAAAAGGTTTGGCCTATGAACACATTTCTATAACCAACCAACTCGATCTGGGCCTGAGAAGCCTGGAAATCGATGTCGTGTATGACCCGGAAGGAGGGCGATTCTCGCATCCGAAAGGACTGGAAATGCTTACCTCCATGGGACTGGAGCCTGCACCTTACAAAACGGAGGCCATGAACAAGCCGGGTTTCAAAGTACTTCATGTGCCTGACATCGACTTCAGGAGTCATTGCGCCACTTTCATGGGATGTCTGTCTGATATCCGTGAATGGTCAAGAGCTCACAGCGATCACTTGCCCATCATCATTACCATCAATCCAAAGACCACAGGGCTGGAGAGGCCTGGTTTTGCAGAAGTCCTACCTTTTGACAGAAAAGTACTGGATGCCCTGGATGGGGAGATTCTTGAGGTTTTTAATGACAGCGAACTAGTTACCCCGAAACAGGTTAAAGGGAAGCAAGCAACGTTACGAAAAGCAATTATTGACAAAGGATGGCCCGACCTGGCGAAGGTGAGAGGAAAGATACTTTTCGTATTTGATGCCGGAAAGGAGCTGACAGACCTGTACCTGGAAGGTGATCAAGCCTATACACGACCCATGTTTTCGAATACCGACCTCGCCAACCCACACGCTGCTTTTTTCATCATGAATGACCCCATCGGGCAGGAAAAAGAGATAACAGAACGGGTGAAACAGGGATTTATGGTTCGCACCCGGTCAGATGCCGACACCAGGGAGGCACGTACTGGAGACAAGACCAGGTTTGAAGCAGCCACTCGGTCTGGAGCGCAGGTGATCACTACCGACTATTACCTGAAGTCGCTGAGCCCTGGCAAAGATTTTGAGATTATTTTTGTTGATGGCAGGTATCAGCGATGCAATCCTGTGTTGACAAATTCATCAACATGCGATCTGCCATAA